A stretch of the Neodiprion lecontei isolate iyNeoLeco1 chromosome 4, iyNeoLeco1.1, whole genome shotgun sequence genome encodes the following:
- the LOC107216923 gene encoding period circadian protein-like, producing the protein MEVTSVDNTNNTKVIDSVYSKSCSNSQSQNSGSSKSRHSNNSESSGYCGGNPSTLGSCNVAVLQPISKREDKEHKQKKSKPAIVAPAESEFPEGGKESPLQDGATPVSTFVGVSPQTESQETGNDRPYFDSKSSLATSPTYSQLNYYEKLQRYYKSQPCTTTMYEGEEVNGNVLSSTKDEYLGYRAKSEILTDPTRKCKSPENGSEASGCESVGNSSSGSNSQSSSASQGDTSVMTDTASFKLSTLTQSSLTKHKEDMENLLLEHYRKIRSTMKSDKLKNVRPKSVIEKSSDSVCPSKTLTLKRTGSPIKNGRDGKVSKRDNISKVNNSTPVALNAAVSSASIVQPSVINAHSSSNHTARPYDSVDVPSAETAQPCTSAQTLLSQLPTMYPTIMQLVPLYYFATLRNGSVPTYIPQEHPGLSVQMQSVHQTPYNHYLTTGTAIYPSVMGIPTAMGIEYRPFIIPQSDLAVKNVCETTHTPVEEPGQVPCQNRLASQAASVKPESESITAESGCSKEVLSLGEHKCRSDEYSPTAKIVKQDQSAKYHEDDSRCSSLCSSSWNESNGSSLNLDRKETREQSKSTGGKQTDVSNSDKEIKALRKQPSWLDGVKLTPELIYGYQMDSKTLQEVLEADKKVLKKFTQPLLVNDQLSQLYLDLELEGFGTKIMLDEGTVVSESASTDEAVEDSLEQKKEQHCSMEYGRLMMIHEENAQFPPS; encoded by the exons TGGCAGTTCCAAGTCGAGGCATAGCAACAACTCGGAAAGCAGCGGCTACTGCGGTGGAAATCCTTCGACCCTTGGTTCTTG CAATGTGGCTGTACTCCAGCCCATCAGCAAGCGAGAGGACAAGGAGCACAAGCAGAAAAAATCGAAGCCGGCCATCGTTGCTCCAGCGGAGTCCGAATTTCCGGAAGGAGGTAAAGAGTCACCTCTGCAGGATGGAGCTACTCCGGTTTCCACCTTCGTTGGTGTTTCCCCGCAGACGGAATCGCAAGAAACAG GAAATGATCGGCCGTACTTTGACAGCAAATCGTCACTCGCAACATCTCCTACCTATAGTCAGCTTAATTATTACGAGAAGTTACAGAGATATTACAAAAGCCAGCCATGCACTACTACCATGTACGAAGGTGAAGAAGTGAATGGCAACGTACTAAGCAGCACTAAGGACGAGTACCTGGGTTACAGAGCCAAAAGTGAAATCCTGACAG ATCCTACGAGGAAATGCAAGTCTCCAGAGAATGGGAGTGAGGCAAGTGGCTGTGAAAGTGTTGGAAATTCGAGCAGCGGTTCAAACAGCCAATCCAGCTCAGCGAGCCAAGGAGACACTTCTGTCATGACGGACACTGCGAGTTTCAAGCTATCCACGCTGACACAGTCCTCGCTTACAAAGCACAAGGAGGACATGGagaacttattgttagagcATTACAGAAAAATCAGGTCAACGATGAAGAgcgataaattaaaaaatgtacgaCCAAAGTCTGTCATCGAGAAGTCGAGTGACTCTGTCTGTCCAAGCAAAACGCTGACCTTGAAGAGGACTGGTAGTCCTATCAAAAATGGTCGTGACGGCAAG GTTTCCAAACGTGACAACATTTCTAAAGTCAATAATTCAACGCCAGTCGCATTGAATGCCGCAGTATCCAGTGCCAGCATTGTTCAACCTTCCGTCATCAACGCTCACAGCAGTTCAAACCATACTGCACGGCCATACGATTCGGTTGACGTTCCATCGGCTGAAACAGCGCAACCTTGTACCTCGGCACAAAC CCTGTTGTCGCAACTACCTACAATGTATCCAACGATTATGCAACTGGTTCCACTTTACTACTTTGCAACTCTGCGAAATGGATCCGTACCGACGTATATTCCTCAGGAACATCCTGGCCTATCTGTGCAAATGCAGTCAGTACATCAAACTCCTTACA aCCATTATCTCACAACTGGTACGGCAATTTATCCTTCAGTTATGGGGATACCAACAGCAATGGGGATCGAATACAGGCCGTTTATAATTCCACAGTCTGATTTAGCGGTGAAAAACGTTTGCGAAACTACCCATACTCCAGTAGAGGAGCCCGGGCAGGTTCCATGTCAAAATCGACTGGCCAGTCAAGCAGCGAGCGTCAAGCCGGAATCTGAAAGTATAACGGCGGAGTCGGGGTGCTCGAAAGAG GTCTTATCTCTCGGTGAACACAAATGTCGCAGTGATGAATATAGTCCCACGGCTAAAATCGTGAAACAAGATCAATCCGCAAAGTATCACGAGGACGATTCAAGATGTTCTAGTCTCTGTAGCAGTTCCTGGAACGAAAGTAACGGCAGCAGCTTGAACCTGGACCGAAAGGAAACCAGGGAACAGTCAAAG AGCACTGGCGGCAAACAGACAGATGTCTCGAACAGCGACAAAGAGATAAAAGCATTACGGAAACAGCCTTCATGGCTGGATGGAGTCAAATTGACTCCAGAGCTGATTTACGGGTACCAAATGGACTCAAAGACACTCCAGGAGGTTTTAGAGGCAgataaaaaagttttgaaaaagttcACTCAGCCACTTCTTGTCAACGACCAGCTTAGCCAGTTGTACCTTGACTTAGAGCTGGAGGGTTTTGGCACAAAGATTATGCTCGACGAAGGCACCGTTGTCAGTGAGAGTGCCAGCACCGACGAAGCGGTGGAGGACAGTTTGGAG caaaaaaaGGAGCAGCACTGCTCTATGGAATATGGGAGGCTAATGATGATTCATGAGGAGAACGCCCAATTCCCACCTTCGTAG